In Oryza sativa Japonica Group chromosome 2, ASM3414082v1, the following are encoded in one genomic region:
- the LOC4328174 gene encoding protein SENSITIVE TO UV 2 isoform X6, giving the protein MDGLDDEWDDDKFLAELFRAQDEAVASRNPNPTPPPPPPPPDLISYLPPPSTSSYPSSSAAAAALPLSYITPGPHVFSAAPVHFLPPRELSQHPQGFDVGLRDFSPPRELSQRPAAEVSSREIVAVSSGIAGADRFRGGGGGGARRERDAREAADRREVERLKRELNRVSKQMNDVKNECSELKKDRTRKDLEIKAKEAEIQSLRRANVGSANKYAGSMAMDIDQSVHAPANGALHTGDSCLASTRRAETLNGRNKELSSPQDGLCLNQRNQTYASEVLEESVRFESKGSKHKEIKTVGVQTDLPGNNEYLEHKKVLVDRISSNLCAVWGMPTNSLMGRSLISKILVSCSEEILTLVQSTGSLDKCEASSEASSSVRNAISQVYDIIIKTSSDTIPIQTLLEALLNLAAVGNDAVVSRALRMLHSVLQHLLNNRTMSNQRNNVSIEPCVNNTVHMERNSHKVWTSLFTAMLQIADRHSEENIRVDALSIMIIIARTSDPKVEREKFGFTSVMEKLHQLLQKENGLLVKKHSVDLLFLLLNCPTTLKLLCNGGKDSPEQIEAIRCENDRSQEAISSIFKDLSECLSCRATSSLGIKLCRVVVTLLAYIASSGKLGYEVLLGPVTVRGANFLELIMEVLASQMEYDTALSNGEHELLKERYLLMREVLILLNRLASHANFSKPTLEVLTSSKLCATLTIDVANQLPQRSKYPLRHLGEINIQMANDLAELAQKFRTRVHSFLEEQHSTVDHSNPSALHES; this is encoded by the exons ATGGACGGCCTCGACGACGAGTGGGACGACGACAAGTTCCTCGCCGAGCTCTTCCGCGCCCAGGACGAGGCCGTCGCCTCCCGCAACCCTAACcccactccccctccccctcctcctcctcccgacctcatctcctacctcccgccgccctccacctCATCGtacccttcctcctccgccgccgccgccgcgcttccGCTCTCCTACATCACCCCCGGGCCCCATGTCTTCTCCGCCGCCCCTGTTCACTTCTTGCCTCCCCGCGAGCTCTCCCAGCATCCGCAGGGATTCGACGTCGGGCTCCGTGACTTCTCCCCTCCGCGCGAGCTCTCGCAgcgcccggcggcggaggtgagcAGCCGCGAGATCGTCGCGGTGTCGTCGGGCATCGCCGGTGCTGATCGCTTCagagggggcgggggcgggggcgcgcGGAGGGAGAGGGATGCCAGGGAGGCGGCTGATCGGAGGGAGGTCGAGAGGCTCAAG AGGGAGCTGAATCGTGTCTCGAAGCAAATGAACGACGTG AAAAACGAATGCAGTGAGCTGAAGAAAGACAGGACAAGGAAAGACCTTGAAATCAAGGCTAAAGAAGCAGAGATTCAAAGTTTGAGAAGGGCAAATGT GGGTTCTGCTAACAAATATGCCGGCAGTATGGCTATGGATATTGATCAGTCTGTTCATGCCCCTGCAAATGGGGCTTTGCATACTGGGGATTCTTGCTTGGCATCCACGAGAAGAGCAGAGACATTAAATGGTAGAAACAAGGAGCTCAGTTCCCCTCAAGACGGTCTCTGTTTGAACCAAAGGAATCAAACATATGCATCTGAGGTCTTGGAG GAAAGTGTTCGCTTTGAATCAAAAGGCAGCAAACACAAGGAAATCAAGACTGTAGGGGTTCAGACAGATCTTCCAGGGAATAACGAATATCTTGAGCACAAGAAAGTATTGGTTGACCGTATCTCTAGCAATCTGTGTGCAGTGTGGGGCATGCCAACTAACAGTTTGATGGGGAGGAGTCTGATATCAAAGATCCTGGTTTCTTGCTCAGAAGAAATTTTGACACTTGTCCAGTCTACGGGATCGCTAGACAAGTGTGAAGCCTCTTCTGAAGCGAGCTCATCGGTCAGAAATGCTATTTCCCAAGTATATGATATCATCATAAAG ACGAGCAGTGATACAATACCTATACAAACTCTTCTCGAAGCATTGCTAAATTTGGCTGCTGTTGGTAAT gatgCTGTTGTTAGTAGAGCCCTGCGGATGTTACATAGTGTCTTGCAGCACTTGCTGAATAACAGAACGATGTCTAATCAGAG GAATAATGTTTCTATTGAGCCATGTGTTAACAATACTGTTCACATGGAGCGGAACAGTCACAAAG TCTGGACTTCACTCTTCACTGCAATGCTACAAATTGCGGACAGGCATTCGGAGGAGAATATTCGTGTTGATGCATTATCTATAATGATTATCATTGCAAGGACAAGTGATCCCAAAGTGGAGCGGGAAAA ATTCGGATTTACTTCTGTAATGGAAAAATTGCATCAACTGTTGCAGAAGGAAAATGGATTGCTTGTTAAGAAGCATTCTGTGGATCTACTTTTCTTGCTATTGAATT GCCCAACGACATTGAAGTTGCTATGCAATGGAGGTAAAGATAGCCCTGAGCAGATTGAAGCTATAAGATGTGAAAATGATAGATCACAAGAAGCTATAAGCTCAATTTTTAAGGACCTATCTGAATGCTTGAGTTGTAGGGCAACAAGTTCTCTG GGGATCAAGCTTTGTCGGGTAGTTGTCACTCTGTTAGCATATATAGCTTCAAGTGGCAAATTGGGGTATGAAGTGCTTCTAGGTCCAGTTACTGTCCGTGGTGCCAATTTCTTGGAGTTGATCATGGAAGTCCTTGCGTCACAGATGGAATATGACACAGCCCTTTCAAATGGAGAACATGAGCTATTGAAAGAAAG GTATTTGCTAATGAGAGAGGTTCTAATCCTTCTAAACCGACTAGCTTCGCATGCTAATTTTTCAAAGCCAACACTGGAAGTGCTCACAAGCAGCAAGCTCTGTGCAACCTTGACAATTGATGTCGCAAATCAGTTGCCGCAAAGGAGCAAATACCCATTGAGACACCTTGGTGAGATCAACATCCAGATGGCGAACGATCTCGCTGAACTAGCCCAGAAGTTCCGCACGCGAGTACACAGTTTCTTGGAAGAGCAACATTCAACAGTTGATCATTCCAATCCAAGTGCTTTGCACGAGAGTTGA
- the LOC4328174 gene encoding protein SENSITIVE TO UV 2 isoform X5 translates to MDGLDDEWDDDKFLAELFRAQDEAVASRNPNPTPPPPPPPPDLISYLPPPSTSSYPSSSAAAAALPLSYITPGPHVFSAAPVHFLPPRELSQHPQGFDVGLRDFSPPRELSQRPAAEVSSREIVAVSSGIAGADRFRGGGGGGARRERDAREAADRREVERLKRELNRVSKQMNDVKNECSELKKDRTRKDLEIKAKEAEIQSLRRANVGSANKYAGSMAMDIDQSVHAPANGALHTGDSCLASTRRAETLNGRNKELSSPQDGLCLNQRNQTYASEVLEESVRFESKGSKHKEIKTVGVQTDLPGNNEYLEHKKVLVDRISSNLCAVWGMPTNSLMGRSLISKILVSCSEEILTLVQSTGSLDKCEASSEASSSVRNAISQVYDIIIKTSSDTIPIQTLLEALLNLAAVGNDAVVSRALRMLHSVLQHLLNNRTMSNQSVTSGIMFLLSHVLTILFTWSGTVTKLPFTVWTSLFTAMLQIADRHSEENIRVDALSIMIIIARTSDPKVEREKFGFTSVMEKLHQLLQKENGLLVKKHSVDLLFLLLNCPTTLKLLCNGGKDSPEQIEAIRCENDRSQEAISSIFKDLSECLSCRATSSLGIKLCRVVVTLLAYIASSGKLGYEVLLGPVTVRGANFLELIMEVLASQMEYDTALSNGEHELLKERYLLMREVLILLNRLASHANFSKPTLEVLTSSKLCATLTIDVANQLPQRSKYPLRHLGEINIQMANDLAELAQKFRTRVHSFLEEQHSTVDHSNPSALHES, encoded by the exons ATGGACGGCCTCGACGACGAGTGGGACGACGACAAGTTCCTCGCCGAGCTCTTCCGCGCCCAGGACGAGGCCGTCGCCTCCCGCAACCCTAACcccactccccctccccctcctcctcctcccgacctcatctcctacctcccgccgccctccacctCATCGtacccttcctcctccgccgccgccgccgcgcttccGCTCTCCTACATCACCCCCGGGCCCCATGTCTTCTCCGCCGCCCCTGTTCACTTCTTGCCTCCCCGCGAGCTCTCCCAGCATCCGCAGGGATTCGACGTCGGGCTCCGTGACTTCTCCCCTCCGCGCGAGCTCTCGCAgcgcccggcggcggaggtgagcAGCCGCGAGATCGTCGCGGTGTCGTCGGGCATCGCCGGTGCTGATCGCTTCagagggggcgggggcgggggcgcgcGGAGGGAGAGGGATGCCAGGGAGGCGGCTGATCGGAGGGAGGTCGAGAGGCTCAAG AGGGAGCTGAATCGTGTCTCGAAGCAAATGAACGACGTG AAAAACGAATGCAGTGAGCTGAAGAAAGACAGGACAAGGAAAGACCTTGAAATCAAGGCTAAAGAAGCAGAGATTCAAAGTTTGAGAAGGGCAAATGT GGGTTCTGCTAACAAATATGCCGGCAGTATGGCTATGGATATTGATCAGTCTGTTCATGCCCCTGCAAATGGGGCTTTGCATACTGGGGATTCTTGCTTGGCATCCACGAGAAGAGCAGAGACATTAAATGGTAGAAACAAGGAGCTCAGTTCCCCTCAAGACGGTCTCTGTTTGAACCAAAGGAATCAAACATATGCATCTGAGGTCTTGGAG GAAAGTGTTCGCTTTGAATCAAAAGGCAGCAAACACAAGGAAATCAAGACTGTAGGGGTTCAGACAGATCTTCCAGGGAATAACGAATATCTTGAGCACAAGAAAGTATTGGTTGACCGTATCTCTAGCAATCTGTGTGCAGTGTGGGGCATGCCAACTAACAGTTTGATGGGGAGGAGTCTGATATCAAAGATCCTGGTTTCTTGCTCAGAAGAAATTTTGACACTTGTCCAGTCTACGGGATCGCTAGACAAGTGTGAAGCCTCTTCTGAAGCGAGCTCATCGGTCAGAAATGCTATTTCCCAAGTATATGATATCATCATAAAG ACGAGCAGTGATACAATACCTATACAAACTCTTCTCGAAGCATTGCTAAATTTGGCTGCTGTTGGTAAT gatgCTGTTGTTAGTAGAGCCCTGCGGATGTTACATAGTGTCTTGCAGCACTTGCTGAATAACAGAACGATGTCTAATCAGAG TGTAACATCAGGAATAATGTTTCTATTGAGCCATGTGTTAACAATACTGTTCACATGGAGCGGAACAGTCACAAAG CTTCCTTTTACAGTCTGGACTTCACTCTTCACTGCAATGCTACAAATTGCGGACAGGCATTCGGAGGAGAATATTCGTGTTGATGCATTATCTATAATGATTATCATTGCAAGGACAAGTGATCCCAAAGTGGAGCGGGAAAA ATTCGGATTTACTTCTGTAATGGAAAAATTGCATCAACTGTTGCAGAAGGAAAATGGATTGCTTGTTAAGAAGCATTCTGTGGATCTACTTTTCTTGCTATTGAATT GCCCAACGACATTGAAGTTGCTATGCAATGGAGGTAAAGATAGCCCTGAGCAGATTGAAGCTATAAGATGTGAAAATGATAGATCACAAGAAGCTATAAGCTCAATTTTTAAGGACCTATCTGAATGCTTGAGTTGTAGGGCAACAAGTTCTCTG GGGATCAAGCTTTGTCGGGTAGTTGTCACTCTGTTAGCATATATAGCTTCAAGTGGCAAATTGGGGTATGAAGTGCTTCTAGGTCCAGTTACTGTCCGTGGTGCCAATTTCTTGGAGTTGATCATGGAAGTCCTTGCGTCACAGATGGAATATGACACAGCCCTTTCAAATGGAGAACATGAGCTATTGAAAGAAAG GTATTTGCTAATGAGAGAGGTTCTAATCCTTCTAAACCGACTAGCTTCGCATGCTAATTTTTCAAAGCCAACACTGGAAGTGCTCACAAGCAGCAAGCTCTGTGCAACCTTGACAATTGATGTCGCAAATCAGTTGCCGCAAAGGAGCAAATACCCATTGAGACACCTTGGTGAGATCAACATCCAGATGGCGAACGATCTCGCTGAACTAGCCCAGAAGTTCCGCACGCGAGTACACAGTTTCTTGGAAGAGCAACATTCAACAGTTGATCATTCCAATCCAAGTGCTTTGCACGAGAGTTGA
- the LOC4328174 gene encoding protein SENSITIVE TO UV 2 isoform X3 — MDGLDDEWDDDKFLAELFRAQDEAVASRNPNPTPPPPPPPPDLISYLPPPSTSSYPSSSAAAAALPLSYITPGPHVFSAAPVHFLPPRELSQHPQGFDVGLRDFSPPRELSQRPAAEVSSREIVAVSSGIAGADRFRGGGGGGARRERDAREAADRREVERLKRELNRVSKQMNDVKNECSELKKDRTRKDLEIKAKEAEIQSLRRANVGSANKYAGSMAMDIDQSVHAPANGALHTGDSCLASTRRAETLNGRNKELSSPQDGLCLNQRNQTYASEVLEESVRFESKGSKHKEIKTVGVQTDLPGNNEYLEHKKVLVDRISSNLCAVWGMPTNSLMGRSLISKILVSCSEEILTLVQSTGSLDKCEASSEASSSVRNAISQVYDIIIKTSSDTIPIQTLLEALLNLAAVGNDAVVSRALRMLHSVLQHLLNNRTMSNQRCLVINQVFDIGSNTTRTVTSGIMFLLSHVLTILFTWSGTVTKLPFTVWTSLFTAMLQIADRHSEENIRVDALSIMIIIARTSDPKVEREKFGFTSVMEKLHQLLQKENGLLVKKHSVDLLFLLLNCPTTLKLLCNGGKDSPEQIEAIRCENDRSQEAISSIFKDLSECLSCRATSSLGIKLCRVVVTLLAYIASSGKLGYEVLLGPVTVRGANFLELIMEVLASQMEYDTALSNGEHELLKERYLLMREVLILLNRLASHANFSKPTLEVLTSSKLCATLTIDVANQLPQRSKYPLRHLGEINIQMANDLAELAQKFRTRVHSFLEEQHSTVDHSNPSALHES; from the exons ATGGACGGCCTCGACGACGAGTGGGACGACGACAAGTTCCTCGCCGAGCTCTTCCGCGCCCAGGACGAGGCCGTCGCCTCCCGCAACCCTAACcccactccccctccccctcctcctcctcccgacctcatctcctacctcccgccgccctccacctCATCGtacccttcctcctccgccgccgccgccgcgcttccGCTCTCCTACATCACCCCCGGGCCCCATGTCTTCTCCGCCGCCCCTGTTCACTTCTTGCCTCCCCGCGAGCTCTCCCAGCATCCGCAGGGATTCGACGTCGGGCTCCGTGACTTCTCCCCTCCGCGCGAGCTCTCGCAgcgcccggcggcggaggtgagcAGCCGCGAGATCGTCGCGGTGTCGTCGGGCATCGCCGGTGCTGATCGCTTCagagggggcgggggcgggggcgcgcGGAGGGAGAGGGATGCCAGGGAGGCGGCTGATCGGAGGGAGGTCGAGAGGCTCAAG AGGGAGCTGAATCGTGTCTCGAAGCAAATGAACGACGTG AAAAACGAATGCAGTGAGCTGAAGAAAGACAGGACAAGGAAAGACCTTGAAATCAAGGCTAAAGAAGCAGAGATTCAAAGTTTGAGAAGGGCAAATGT GGGTTCTGCTAACAAATATGCCGGCAGTATGGCTATGGATATTGATCAGTCTGTTCATGCCCCTGCAAATGGGGCTTTGCATACTGGGGATTCTTGCTTGGCATCCACGAGAAGAGCAGAGACATTAAATGGTAGAAACAAGGAGCTCAGTTCCCCTCAAGACGGTCTCTGTTTGAACCAAAGGAATCAAACATATGCATCTGAGGTCTTGGAG GAAAGTGTTCGCTTTGAATCAAAAGGCAGCAAACACAAGGAAATCAAGACTGTAGGGGTTCAGACAGATCTTCCAGGGAATAACGAATATCTTGAGCACAAGAAAGTATTGGTTGACCGTATCTCTAGCAATCTGTGTGCAGTGTGGGGCATGCCAACTAACAGTTTGATGGGGAGGAGTCTGATATCAAAGATCCTGGTTTCTTGCTCAGAAGAAATTTTGACACTTGTCCAGTCTACGGGATCGCTAGACAAGTGTGAAGCCTCTTCTGAAGCGAGCTCATCGGTCAGAAATGCTATTTCCCAAGTATATGATATCATCATAAAG ACGAGCAGTGATACAATACCTATACAAACTCTTCTCGAAGCATTGCTAAATTTGGCTGCTGTTGGTAAT gatgCTGTTGTTAGTAGAGCCCTGCGGATGTTACATAGTGTCTTGCAGCACTTGCTGAATAACAGAACGATGTCTAATCAGAG ATGCCTTGTAATCAACCAAGTATTTGACATAGGCAGCAATACAACAAGAAC TGTAACATCAGGAATAATGTTTCTATTGAGCCATGTGTTAACAATACTGTTCACATGGAGCGGAACAGTCACAAAG CTTCCTTTTACAGTCTGGACTTCACTCTTCACTGCAATGCTACAAATTGCGGACAGGCATTCGGAGGAGAATATTCGTGTTGATGCATTATCTATAATGATTATCATTGCAAGGACAAGTGATCCCAAAGTGGAGCGGGAAAA ATTCGGATTTACTTCTGTAATGGAAAAATTGCATCAACTGTTGCAGAAGGAAAATGGATTGCTTGTTAAGAAGCATTCTGTGGATCTACTTTTCTTGCTATTGAATT GCCCAACGACATTGAAGTTGCTATGCAATGGAGGTAAAGATAGCCCTGAGCAGATTGAAGCTATAAGATGTGAAAATGATAGATCACAAGAAGCTATAAGCTCAATTTTTAAGGACCTATCTGAATGCTTGAGTTGTAGGGCAACAAGTTCTCTG GGGATCAAGCTTTGTCGGGTAGTTGTCACTCTGTTAGCATATATAGCTTCAAGTGGCAAATTGGGGTATGAAGTGCTTCTAGGTCCAGTTACTGTCCGTGGTGCCAATTTCTTGGAGTTGATCATGGAAGTCCTTGCGTCACAGATGGAATATGACACAGCCCTTTCAAATGGAGAACATGAGCTATTGAAAGAAAG GTATTTGCTAATGAGAGAGGTTCTAATCCTTCTAAACCGACTAGCTTCGCATGCTAATTTTTCAAAGCCAACACTGGAAGTGCTCACAAGCAGCAAGCTCTGTGCAACCTTGACAATTGATGTCGCAAATCAGTTGCCGCAAAGGAGCAAATACCCATTGAGACACCTTGGTGAGATCAACATCCAGATGGCGAACGATCTCGCTGAACTAGCCCAGAAGTTCCGCACGCGAGTACACAGTTTCTTGGAAGAGCAACATTCAACAGTTGATCATTCCAATCCAAGTGCTTTGCACGAGAGTTGA
- the LOC4328174 gene encoding protein SENSITIVE TO UV 2 isoform X4, whose translation MDGLDDEWDDDKFLAELFRAQDEAVASRNPNPTPPPPPPPPDLISYLPPPSTSSYPSSSAAAAALPLSYITPGPHVFSAAPVHFLPPRELSQHPQGFDVGLRDFSPPRELSQRPAAEVSSREIVAVSSGIAGADRFRGGGGGGARRERDAREAADRREVERLKRELNRVSKQMNDVKNECSELKKDRTRKDLEIKAKEAEIQSLRRANVGSANKYAGSMAMDIDQSVHAPANGALHTGDSCLASTRRAETLNGRNKELSSPQDGLCLNQRNQTYASEVLEESVRFESKGSKHKEIKTVGVQTDLPGNNEYLEHKKVLVDRISSNLCAVWGMPTNSLMGRSLISKILVSCSEEILTLVQSTGSLDKCEASSEASSSVRNAISQVYDIIIKTSSDTIPIQTLLEALLNLAAVGNDAVVSRALRMLHSVLQHLLNNRTMSNQRCLVINQVFDIGSNTTRTWCNIRNNVSIEPCVNNTVHMERNSHKVWTSLFTAMLQIADRHSEENIRVDALSIMIIIARTSDPKVEREKFGFTSVMEKLHQLLQKENGLLVKKHSVDLLFLLLNCPTTLKLLCNGGKDSPEQIEAIRCENDRSQEAISSIFKDLSECLSCRATSSLGIKLCRVVVTLLAYIASSGKLGYEVLLGPVTVRGANFLELIMEVLASQMEYDTALSNGEHELLKERYLLMREVLILLNRLASHANFSKPTLEVLTSSKLCATLTIDVANQLPQRSKYPLRHLGEINIQMANDLAELAQKFRTRVHSFLEEQHSTVDHSNPSALHES comes from the exons ATGGACGGCCTCGACGACGAGTGGGACGACGACAAGTTCCTCGCCGAGCTCTTCCGCGCCCAGGACGAGGCCGTCGCCTCCCGCAACCCTAACcccactccccctccccctcctcctcctcccgacctcatctcctacctcccgccgccctccacctCATCGtacccttcctcctccgccgccgccgccgcgcttccGCTCTCCTACATCACCCCCGGGCCCCATGTCTTCTCCGCCGCCCCTGTTCACTTCTTGCCTCCCCGCGAGCTCTCCCAGCATCCGCAGGGATTCGACGTCGGGCTCCGTGACTTCTCCCCTCCGCGCGAGCTCTCGCAgcgcccggcggcggaggtgagcAGCCGCGAGATCGTCGCGGTGTCGTCGGGCATCGCCGGTGCTGATCGCTTCagagggggcgggggcgggggcgcgcGGAGGGAGAGGGATGCCAGGGAGGCGGCTGATCGGAGGGAGGTCGAGAGGCTCAAG AGGGAGCTGAATCGTGTCTCGAAGCAAATGAACGACGTG AAAAACGAATGCAGTGAGCTGAAGAAAGACAGGACAAGGAAAGACCTTGAAATCAAGGCTAAAGAAGCAGAGATTCAAAGTTTGAGAAGGGCAAATGT GGGTTCTGCTAACAAATATGCCGGCAGTATGGCTATGGATATTGATCAGTCTGTTCATGCCCCTGCAAATGGGGCTTTGCATACTGGGGATTCTTGCTTGGCATCCACGAGAAGAGCAGAGACATTAAATGGTAGAAACAAGGAGCTCAGTTCCCCTCAAGACGGTCTCTGTTTGAACCAAAGGAATCAAACATATGCATCTGAGGTCTTGGAG GAAAGTGTTCGCTTTGAATCAAAAGGCAGCAAACACAAGGAAATCAAGACTGTAGGGGTTCAGACAGATCTTCCAGGGAATAACGAATATCTTGAGCACAAGAAAGTATTGGTTGACCGTATCTCTAGCAATCTGTGTGCAGTGTGGGGCATGCCAACTAACAGTTTGATGGGGAGGAGTCTGATATCAAAGATCCTGGTTTCTTGCTCAGAAGAAATTTTGACACTTGTCCAGTCTACGGGATCGCTAGACAAGTGTGAAGCCTCTTCTGAAGCGAGCTCATCGGTCAGAAATGCTATTTCCCAAGTATATGATATCATCATAAAG ACGAGCAGTGATACAATACCTATACAAACTCTTCTCGAAGCATTGCTAAATTTGGCTGCTGTTGGTAAT gatgCTGTTGTTAGTAGAGCCCTGCGGATGTTACATAGTGTCTTGCAGCACTTGCTGAATAACAGAACGATGTCTAATCAGAG ATGCCTTGTAATCAACCAAGTATTTGACATAGGCAGCAATACAACAAGAACGTGG TGTAACATCAGGAATAATGTTTCTATTGAGCCATGTGTTAACAATACTGTTCACATGGAGCGGAACAGTCACAAAG TCTGGACTTCACTCTTCACTGCAATGCTACAAATTGCGGACAGGCATTCGGAGGAGAATATTCGTGTTGATGCATTATCTATAATGATTATCATTGCAAGGACAAGTGATCCCAAAGTGGAGCGGGAAAA ATTCGGATTTACTTCTGTAATGGAAAAATTGCATCAACTGTTGCAGAAGGAAAATGGATTGCTTGTTAAGAAGCATTCTGTGGATCTACTTTTCTTGCTATTGAATT GCCCAACGACATTGAAGTTGCTATGCAATGGAGGTAAAGATAGCCCTGAGCAGATTGAAGCTATAAGATGTGAAAATGATAGATCACAAGAAGCTATAAGCTCAATTTTTAAGGACCTATCTGAATGCTTGAGTTGTAGGGCAACAAGTTCTCTG GGGATCAAGCTTTGTCGGGTAGTTGTCACTCTGTTAGCATATATAGCTTCAAGTGGCAAATTGGGGTATGAAGTGCTTCTAGGTCCAGTTACTGTCCGTGGTGCCAATTTCTTGGAGTTGATCATGGAAGTCCTTGCGTCACAGATGGAATATGACACAGCCCTTTCAAATGGAGAACATGAGCTATTGAAAGAAAG GTATTTGCTAATGAGAGAGGTTCTAATCCTTCTAAACCGACTAGCTTCGCATGCTAATTTTTCAAAGCCAACACTGGAAGTGCTCACAAGCAGCAAGCTCTGTGCAACCTTGACAATTGATGTCGCAAATCAGTTGCCGCAAAGGAGCAAATACCCATTGAGACACCTTGGTGAGATCAACATCCAGATGGCGAACGATCTCGCTGAACTAGCCCAGAAGTTCCGCACGCGAGTACACAGTTTCTTGGAAGAGCAACATTCAACAGTTGATCATTCCAATCCAAGTGCTTTGCACGAGAGTTGA